A region from the Wolbachia endosymbiont of Folsomia candida genome encodes:
- the mdh gene encoding malate dehydrogenase, whose product MTIQRKKISLIGAGNIGGTLAHMIALRELGDVVLLDISDGIPQGKALDIAESAPIDGFNVNLTGTNQYKDIENSDAIIITAGIARKPGMSRDDLLQTNAAVMKDVAENIKKYSPNAFVIVVTNPLDAMVSVVHKFSNLPTNMVVGMAGVLDSGRFRYFLASELNISVEDISAFVLGGHGDTMVPLINCASVAGIPLTQIIDMGLITQKKVDEIVERTRNGGKEIVDLLKSGSAYYSPASSAICMLESYLKDKRRILPCAVYLNGEYGVKDLFIGVPVIIGKNGIEKILEVKMDDDERKMFDNSINAVRELVGLIKF is encoded by the coding sequence ATGACAATACAAAGAAAAAAAATATCTTTAATAGGTGCAGGAAATATTGGTGGCACTCTTGCTCATATGATTGCACTAAGGGAGCTTGGTGATGTTGTTTTGCTTGATATTAGCGATGGAATTCCACAAGGTAAAGCACTGGATATTGCAGAGTCAGCTCCTATTGATGGGTTCAATGTTAATTTAACTGGCACTAATCAGTACAAAGATATAGAAAATTCTGATGCAATCATCATAACAGCAGGTATTGCTAGAAAACCTGGGATGAGCAGAGATGACCTTCTGCAAACTAATGCTGCAGTAATGAAAGATGTTGCTGAAAATATTAAAAAATATTCACCAAATGCGTTTGTAATAGTGGTTACCAATCCACTCGATGCTATGGTTTCAGTGGTACACAAGTTTTCAAACCTTCCAACTAATATGGTTGTTGGCATGGCTGGAGTACTTGATTCTGGACGCTTTCGTTATTTTCTTGCAAGTGAACTAAATATTTCTGTTGAAGATATATCTGCTTTTGTGCTTGGTGGACATGGTGACACTATGGTACCGCTTATTAATTGTGCCTCTGTTGCTGGCATTCCGCTTACCCAAATAATTGATATGGGTTTAATTACACAAAAAAAAGTCGATGAAATAGTTGAGCGCACTCGTAATGGTGGAAAGGAAATAGTGGATTTGCTTAAATCTGGATCTGCATATTATTCACCTGCATCTTCAGCTATATGTATGCTAGAATCATATTTGAAAGATAAAAGGCGCATATTACCATGCGCTGTTTACCTAAATGGTGAATATGGAGTAAAAGATTTATTCATTGGTGTCCCTGTTATTATTGGCAAAAATGGAATTGAAAAGATCCTAGAAGTTAAAATGGACGATGATGAGCGAAAAATGTTTGATAACTCTATAAATGCAGTGAGAGAGTTAGTAGGGTTAATAAAATTTTAA
- a CDS encoding ankyrin repeat domain-containing protein, with amino-acid sequence MDISRKIFSAIRNRDIKQLKLLCESGENILEIKSILNTTSNGIPPLYSAITDAFFCDEIVSYLIQKGANPNARSYDGYFLLHSAINHGHLKGAQALISNGANVNIKNKNNTGDYPKNEAALHFAIAKGAYCVSLMEHEKYKQILELVRLLIEKKADVNAKNEHGNTPLHNAALFNAPEIAKLLIKNGADVNIKNNTGQSPLDKARKGKNKQELITMLENGLQSTVSGATQKQAHGKNNYSQLEVQQQPTDATGGAQQQEISRTQEIPKEDVAHNSAQLEVQPQPTDNTKHNPLNLSLRKWAIIGIATVTCALALALTLYFLPLVLGTSVGLSTKLALGAAGAVIGGGVGYFFANVAINKFYGNEVTLNTHIRCEA; translated from the coding sequence ATGGACATTTCAAGAAAAATTTTTAGTGCTATTAGAAACCGCGATATAAAACAATTAAAATTACTTTGCGAGAGCGGTGAGAATATACTTGAAATAAAAAGTATTCTCAATACTACAAGCAATGGCATACCTCCATTATATTCTGCGATTACTGATGCGTTTTTTTGTGATGAAATAGTTAGCTATTTAATACAAAAAGGTGCGAATCCTAATGCTCGATCCTATGATGGTTACTTCTTACTACATAGTGCAATAAATCATGGTCACTTAAAAGGTGCTCAAGCGCTCATAAGCAATGGTGCAAATGTAAATATAAAAAACAAGAACAATACAGGAGATTATCCTAAAAATGAAGCTGCTCTACATTTTGCTATCGCAAAAGGAGCTTATTGTGTATCGCTAATGGAACACGAAAAATATAAACAAATTTTAGAATTAGTACGGCTTTTAATAGAAAAAAAAGCTGATGTAAATGCTAAAAATGAGCATGGAAACACTCCATTACATAATGCTGCATTATTCAATGCTCCAGAAATAGCAAAACTGTTAATAAAAAACGGGGCAGATGTTAATATAAAAAATAACACAGGACAATCTCCATTGGATAAGGCTAGAAAAGGAAAAAATAAACAAGAATTGATCACCATGCTGGAGAATGGTTTACAATCAACAGTAAGTGGTGCTACTCAGAAGCAGGCTCATGGAAAGAACAATTACTCGCAACTAGAAGTTCAACAACAACCTACAGATGCAACTGGTGGTGCTCAACAACAAGAAATTAGCAGAACTCAAGAAATACCTAAAGAAGATGTCGCTCACAATAGTGCACAGCTAGAAGTTCAGCCACAACCTACAGACAATACAAAACATAACCCACTGAACCTTTCATTAAGAAAATGGGCAATTATCGGAATAGCCACAGTAACTTGTGCTTTAGCACTAGCACTAACATTATATTTTCTTCCATTAGTATTAGGCACTAGCGTTGGATTGAGTACTAAGTTAGCATTAGGAGCTGCAGGTGCAGTGATAGGTGGCGGAGTGGGATACTTCTTTGCCAATGTAGCAATAAATAAGTTTTACGGTAATGAAGTTACATTGAATACACATATACGCTGCGAAGCTTAA
- a CDS encoding class I fructose-bisphosphate aldolase, translated as MLMKVKQILSYYESENPGVKANLTRILMHGKLGGTSKLVILPVDQGFEHGPIKSFEVNPDAYDPHYHFQLAVDSGVSAYAAPLGMIEAGASTYAGMLPLILKLNSSNSLHSKNLTSDQAITASVKDALRLGCVAVGFTIYPGSAKCFDMMEEARDIIAEAKSYGLAVVLWSYPRGERISKEGETAVDVIAYAAHIAALLGANIIKVKLPTQHLEKEKIDSENIDSLSKRIGYVKKSCFAGRRIVVFSGGESKAVDDICNETKEIKQGGGNGSIIGRNTFQRKKEEALFMLKDIMNIYSSE; from the coding sequence CTGTTAATGAAAGTAAAACAAATTCTAAGCTACTATGAAAGTGAAAATCCAGGGGTAAAAGCAAACCTCACTCGTATTTTAATGCATGGAAAGCTTGGTGGCACTAGTAAATTGGTAATTCTTCCTGTAGATCAGGGATTTGAGCATGGTCCAATTAAAAGTTTTGAAGTTAACCCTGATGCTTATGATCCACATTACCACTTTCAGCTTGCAGTTGATTCAGGAGTCAGTGCATATGCTGCTCCGCTTGGTATGATTGAAGCTGGTGCTTCAACTTATGCTGGAATGCTTCCACTTATTTTAAAGCTTAATAGCTCCAACTCTTTACACTCAAAAAATCTAACTTCTGACCAAGCAATAACCGCTTCTGTGAAGGATGCGCTCCGCTTGGGGTGCGTAGCTGTTGGATTTACTATATATCCTGGTTCTGCTAAGTGTTTTGATATGATGGAAGAAGCTCGTGACATTATAGCTGAAGCCAAGTCTTATGGACTTGCAGTAGTGCTATGGTCTTATCCACGTGGCGAGAGAATTTCGAAAGAAGGCGAAACTGCGGTTGATGTTATTGCTTATGCTGCACATATAGCAGCTTTGCTTGGTGCTAATATCATAAAAGTAAAACTTCCAACTCAGCATTTGGAAAAAGAAAAGATAGACTCAGAAAATATTGACTCGCTATCTAAAAGAATTGGGTATGTTAAAAAATCTTGCTTTGCTGGCAGAAGGATAGTAGTTTTTTCTGGTGGTGAGTCAAAAGCAGTAGATGATATATGTAATGAAACAAAAGAAATTAAGCAAGGTGGTGGTAATGGTTCAATAATTGGACGTAATACTTTTCAGCGTAAAAAAGAAGAAGCTTTATTTATGTTAAAAGATATAATGAATATCTATAGCAGCGAGTAA
- the nuoF gene encoding NADH-quinone oxidoreductase subunit NuoF — protein MLKEQDKIFTNLNGKESPLLKGAKKRGSWQKTKDFLDLGSDKIIDEVKKSGLRGRGGAGFSTGLKWSFMPKNLPKEQPTYLVVNADESEPGTCKDRDILRHEPHKLLEGIVLAGKAINASAAYIYIRGEFYNEYLILKEALEEAYKEGLIGKNACKSGYDLDVFIHRGAGAYICGEETAQLESIEGKKGFPRMKPPFPAGVGLFGCPTTINNVETIAMVPDILTRGGEWFASLGKPNNTGTKIFCISGHVNNPCNVEEELGIPLRELIEKYAGGVRGGWDNLLAVIPGGSSVPLIPKSICDTIEMDFDSLRAVQSGLGTAAVIVMDKSTDIIAAIERLSHFYMHESCGQCTPCREGTGWMWRIMKRMVAGNIQPGEIDKLLDLTTQIEGHTICALGDAAAWPVQGLIRHFRHVIEERSIA, from the coding sequence ATGCTAAAAGAACAGGACAAAATATTCACTAATTTAAATGGTAAGGAAAGTCCTTTGCTCAAGGGCGCAAAAAAGCGTGGCTCTTGGCAGAAAACTAAAGATTTCTTGGATTTAGGATCAGACAAAATCATTGATGAAGTGAAAAAATCTGGCTTAAGAGGAAGAGGAGGTGCAGGGTTTTCTACTGGCCTTAAATGGAGCTTTATGCCCAAAAATCTTCCAAAAGAGCAGCCAACATATTTAGTAGTAAATGCGGACGAGTCAGAACCTGGTACATGTAAAGATAGGGACATATTGCGACATGAACCACACAAGTTACTTGAAGGGATTGTGCTGGCTGGCAAAGCGATAAATGCGTCTGCTGCTTACATTTACATCAGAGGTGAGTTTTATAACGAATATTTAATTCTAAAAGAAGCACTTGAGGAAGCCTATAAAGAAGGTCTAATAGGAAAAAATGCCTGCAAATCAGGTTATGATCTTGATGTGTTTATTCACAGAGGTGCAGGCGCTTATATATGCGGAGAAGAAACAGCTCAACTTGAATCAATTGAGGGAAAAAAGGGCTTTCCTCGCATGAAACCTCCATTTCCTGCAGGAGTTGGACTTTTTGGTTGTCCCACTACGATAAACAATGTCGAAACTATAGCAATGGTACCAGATATTCTAACACGTGGTGGTGAATGGTTTGCATCTCTTGGTAAGCCAAATAATACTGGTACTAAAATATTTTGCATTTCAGGACATGTAAATAATCCATGTAACGTTGAAGAGGAGCTTGGAATTCCACTACGTGAATTAATTGAAAAATATGCAGGTGGAGTCCGTGGTGGTTGGGATAACTTACTTGCGGTAATACCAGGTGGATCTTCAGTGCCATTAATTCCGAAATCTATATGCGATACCATTGAAATGGATTTTGACTCACTAAGGGCAGTTCAATCAGGGCTTGGTACCGCTGCTGTAATCGTGATGGACAAATCAACTGATATAATAGCTGCAATAGAGAGGTTATCGCATTTTTACATGCATGAGTCCTGTGGGCAATGCACACCATGCCGTGAAGGCACCGGATGGATGTGGAGAATCATGAAAAGGATGGTAGCAGGAAATATTCAGCCAGGTGAAATAGACAAATTACTTGACCTTACAACTCAAATAGAAGGACACACCATCTGCGCACTTGGTGATGCTGCAGCGTGGCCAGTCCAAGGGCTAATCAGACATTTTCGCCACGTTATTGAGGAGAGATCAATAGCTTAA
- a CDS encoding IS4 family transposase translates to MVKCTVATDGRFAKLLNLYTQAKGSSDSTSFREMILNHGQESICIFDRGLQKRATFEEFIDKGIHFITRGNDNIRYQIVRIHGKVAGMQTGTLELMEDVVVRLGQKGSRFLSFEIRLIKAQNRQNGEVLTFLTNIYEMSAEEVCALYKRRWSIEVFFKFIKQELNTKHFLGHSKNTILVTLYMILIASVLLTEYRKRSEIKSYKFARRAFMNELRLEILKPVIEYCGGNPEKVYDYYLFHFP, encoded by the coding sequence ATGGTAAAGTGCACCGTTGCCACTGACGGCAGGTTTGCAAAGTTGCTGAACTTGTATACTCAAGCCAAGGGCTCCTCTGACAGCACATCGTTCCGGGAAATGATTTTAAATCACGGTCAAGAGTCGATTTGCATATTTGATCGAGGACTGCAAAAACGTGCAACTTTCGAGGAGTTTATAGATAAAGGCATACATTTTATCACACGTGGCAACGATAATATTCGTTATCAAATTGTGCGTATCCACGGAAAAGTTGCAGGCATGCAGACTGGAACGCTTGAGCTAATGGAAGATGTAGTAGTCAGGCTGGGGCAAAAAGGTTCAAGATTTTTGTCGTTTGAAATCAGGCTAATTAAAGCGCAAAATCGACAGAATGGCGAAGTTCTCACATTTTTGACTAATATTTATGAAATGTCTGCTGAAGAAGTCTGCGCTCTTTACAAAAGGCGCTGGTCAATAGAAGTTTTCTTCAAATTTATCAAGCAGGAGCTCAACACGAAGCATTTTCTTGGACATAGCAAAAACACAATTTTGGTCACACTATACATGATTCTTATTGCTTCGGTTTTATTAACAGAATACAGAAAACGCAGCGAAATCAAGAGTTATAAGTTTGCAAGGAGAGCTTTTATGAATGAACTCAGGCTTGAAATCCTAAAACCTGTCATTGAATATTGTGGTGGAAACCCAGAAAAAGTCTACGATTATTACCTTTTTCACTTTCCATAA
- a CDS encoding NAD(P)/FAD-dependent oxidoreductase, whose translation METDIVIIGAGPIGIFTAFQAGMLDMKCHIIDILSQAGGQCTALYPEKPIYDIPGYPIITAQKLIDQLMEQASPFKPIYHFGQKVEKILDDNCGNFTVMTSTGTEVKCKAVIIAAGNGMFEPNRPPLDSILEYENKSVFYSINKISNFQNKTIVIAGGGDSAADWTVELSKVAKKIYVIHRRKEFRCTPETKNKLELLVNAGKIELVVPYQLHELVGNNGQLSSVIVKDITTKQEKEIFADFLLPFFGLSMNLGPINNWGIQLEHSRIVVDPATLKTSRDKIYAIGDIATYSGKLKLILNGFAESAMACYDIYRIIYNSPVNFQYSTSKGVHGEK comes from the coding sequence GTGGAAACTGACATAGTAATAATAGGCGCTGGACCAATTGGAATATTTACTGCTTTTCAAGCAGGAATGCTTGATATGAAGTGCCATATAATAGATATTCTGAGCCAAGCAGGTGGACAATGCACTGCTCTTTATCCAGAAAAGCCCATATATGATATACCAGGTTATCCTATTATCACTGCGCAAAAGCTCATTGACCAGCTAATGGAGCAAGCTTCACCATTTAAACCTATTTATCATTTTGGTCAAAAAGTAGAAAAAATCTTGGACGATAACTGTGGAAATTTTACTGTAATGACTAGTACAGGCACAGAGGTAAAATGTAAAGCTGTTATCATTGCTGCAGGTAATGGAATGTTTGAACCTAATCGTCCACCTTTGGATTCTATATTAGAGTATGAAAATAAATCTGTATTTTATAGTATAAATAAAATTTCTAATTTTCAGAACAAAACTATAGTTATCGCAGGCGGTGGTGATTCTGCAGCGGATTGGACGGTAGAGCTTTCTAAAGTTGCAAAGAAAATTTATGTGATACATAGAAGAAAGGAATTTCGTTGTACCCCAGAAACCAAAAATAAATTAGAATTATTGGTAAACGCTGGAAAAATAGAGCTCGTAGTACCATATCAGTTGCATGAGCTGGTTGGAAACAATGGACAACTGAGTTCAGTAATAGTGAAAGACATTACAACTAAGCAAGAAAAAGAAATATTTGCTGATTTTTTACTACCATTTTTTGGATTATCAATGAATCTTGGTCCAATAAATAATTGGGGAATACAGTTGGAACATAGCCGCATAGTTGTTGACCCTGCCACGCTAAAAACAAGTAGAGACAAAATATATGCAATTGGAGATATAGCTACTTATTCAGGAAAATTAAAGCTAATCTTAAACGGATTTGCTGAAAGCGCCATGGCTTGCTATGATATATACAGGATTATTTACAACTCCCCAGTTAATTTTCAATATTCAACTTCAAAAGGAGTTCATGGGGAAAAATAA
- a CDS encoding DEAD/DEAH box helicase family protein, which translates to MLNIEEKSKIVKAGKKVYLGYLLLDMLNDKKNSYFSINDKRGLSLNEFVTELIKEKKVDEFSEKVKIGKKDYEIHIEKSSDGKYNVKIVSNAVSDDKDSGYESDDNQEIQTQDIKFKPKNEYNGEDFSNLCNKHELILSCNNNGNYAFSTNIDNHTIGGPDKIDLYPIHISNLYQMINHANDGTKNPDVLIAMATGSGKSFTQALWTFVLDLAGYHGVCAVHQDALANQLREDFCRLLPNSITDKVKLCDKGTTNNIDPNSHIITTHDTLFKEKLGEFKHLFAKNNKWWISVDEAHKATEVELYKKSIEDLKNPIAFLTATPSEVIAERAGCVINLSLREKEEQGLSKAPVVKTKIAKSRIERAKKKSKFNFGERIALWFASVIEKERLSSAHKFISSIEESVIYRKVTDPFYVSSADNNSEDDIRKSLRWNVHLPIGEKFLGLVGRGNHDAVVNFHLMLHGDQIGSAYENGNKVSRENVYNFFGLSVLSTHREKLDEAYLQRYEKSKQELREAGLCNYLMDHHGYDSNKAKDFIERNVDYSNNAARYQEFHVLHGIIENTISDLTGYDSITLDNKRRHDLNSLVEEVKVKLSSKTIEEYKTQVLGNLISEGIPESIAEDIAEQEAIVLNTLMKNKGDDKFLKMIVDNWSLDQKIHDEYSSRNLLSDLQPFCKKHKTIFLVKGLQKSATEIEDNRPFFNLEEKSFKLSEDGHDELKSKIKHKLSTIEALDDTTKQYYYEPNYCPPEYTEKVVDKLSKKRLIGSYITSEKTTGFNDLSLCNVGIIIDETDENINDPAESIQGFGRNRALNWAQQPIFHLVTKSGVKVSFNVNELTKNGYIKALNKANKKHHKELVKRLGSKIAKQIQGYIDINTEPSGKIDSSHLENQLIEIIWNEYEDLYNQNNHDNQKTKDDFINALNDTYKILYSYKDDIKKNYQLPMSAHVITFILELITKIVYWFKTRSSYKEFKQEAKKLENNENKDELINERTYAHIIQNYKYKDIISNGLALKKLLNLVKDKGKSSEGFMMVNLHEFVTEERKEEFNKLNQTIKTLLDKLVKTTTLSREQKEQITQYINKKNSWVKEIYDHRQSLNKQDLSNISSVVFNIISSDYAIKQYLEKEKIIKEKLDVDVSKDPSIVLLFEQLQNSAFIKELANGNYENIVDKDKAETYIENSITHYFQSKTYQKLLNYFISPLKEEHLLAILNAIYPENSAQEAEPNDKKLKKILEFKKSVDNREQFTEIVKKCGGIEEIYKIQKHIYQTCWEILRCHCYYRSMSEKGGYICDRKNSEVNPKLYNNQTKEHQIWKMKDANLSGLIAMCNKVQFISGSIQSFNDVAKIDCLDRQQEAEHMEKAAEKLKLFKIALGSSSNKENPQMVEEVASELKKLKPLTSQHYNAVQQARSR; encoded by the coding sequence ATGTTAAACATTGAAGAAAAGTCTAAAATTGTTAAAGCAGGAAAAAAGGTATATCTAGGATACCTTTTATTGGATATGCTTAATGATAAAAAAAACAGTTATTTTAGTATAAATGACAAGAGGGGCTTATCACTAAATGAGTTTGTAACAGAGTTAATCAAAGAAAAAAAAGTAGATGAATTTTCTGAAAAAGTAAAAATAGGAAAAAAGGATTATGAAATTCATATAGAAAAAAGTTCCGATGGTAAATACAATGTAAAAATTGTCAGCAATGCAGTATCTGACGACAAAGATTCAGGTTATGAAAGCGACGATAATCAAGAAATTCAAACTCAGGACATAAAATTTAAACCGAAAAATGAGTATAATGGTGAGGATTTTTCAAATTTATGTAATAAGCATGAGTTAATCCTTAGTTGCAACAATAACGGCAATTATGCTTTTAGTACTAACATAGATAACCATACAATCGGTGGTCCTGATAAAATCGATTTATATCCAATACATATATCCAACCTTTATCAAATGATCAATCATGCAAATGATGGTACAAAAAATCCTGACGTGTTAATTGCTATGGCAACAGGATCTGGAAAATCATTCACACAAGCGTTGTGGACTTTTGTATTGGATTTAGCAGGTTATCATGGAGTTTGTGCAGTTCATCAGGATGCTTTAGCAAATCAACTAAGAGAAGATTTTTGCAGACTACTGCCAAATAGTATTACTGATAAAGTAAAGTTATGTGATAAAGGTACAACTAATAATATAGATCCTAATTCACATATAATAACTACTCATGATACTCTCTTTAAAGAAAAGTTAGGTGAGTTTAAACATTTATTTGCTAAAAATAATAAATGGTGGATTAGTGTTGATGAAGCACATAAGGCAACTGAGGTAGAACTATATAAAAAAAGTATTGAAGATTTGAAAAATCCCATTGCATTTTTAACTGCAACACCTTCGGAAGTTATTGCTGAACGAGCTGGTTGTGTTATAAATCTTTCTCTGAGAGAAAAAGAAGAACAGGGTCTTTCCAAAGCACCTGTTGTAAAAACTAAAATAGCAAAAAGCCGTATCGAGAGAGCTAAGAAGAAATCCAAATTTAATTTTGGAGAAAGGATAGCATTATGGTTTGCTAGCGTTATCGAGAAAGAAAGATTGAGCTCAGCACATAAATTCATTAGCAGCATTGAGGAATCTGTGATTTATAGAAAAGTTACTGACCCTTTTTATGTATCAAGTGCTGATAATAATAGTGAAGATGATATCAGGAAAAGCTTGAGATGGAATGTTCATCTTCCAATAGGGGAAAAATTTTTAGGTTTGGTTGGGCGTGGTAATCATGACGCAGTAGTCAATTTTCACCTTATGCTACATGGTGATCAGATTGGTAGCGCATACGAAAATGGAAATAAAGTTTCTCGTGAAAATGTATATAATTTTTTTGGATTAAGCGTCTTATCTACTCATCGAGAAAAATTAGATGAAGCTTATTTGCAAAGATATGAAAAATCGAAACAGGAATTGAGGGAAGCAGGTTTATGTAATTATTTAATGGATCATCACGGGTATGATTCAAATAAAGCAAAAGATTTTATAGAACGTAATGTAGATTATTCTAATAATGCTGCAAGATATCAAGAATTTCATGTTCTGCATGGCATCATTGAAAATACCATTTCAGACCTTACTGGTTATGATAGTATCACCTTAGATAACAAAAGACGCCACGATTTGAACTCATTAGTTGAAGAAGTTAAGGTAAAATTATCATCCAAAACTATTGAAGAATATAAAACTCAAGTATTAGGCAATCTTATTAGTGAAGGTATTCCAGAGAGTATAGCTGAAGATATAGCAGAGCAGGAAGCTATAGTTTTAAATACTTTAATGAAAAACAAGGGTGACGATAAATTCCTTAAAATGATCGTTGATAACTGGTCACTTGATCAAAAAATTCATGATGAGTATAGTAGCCGGAATTTGTTATCAGATTTACAACCATTTTGTAAAAAACATAAAACTATCTTTTTAGTTAAGGGGTTACAAAAGAGTGCTACAGAAATTGAGGATAATAGACCATTTTTTAATTTAGAAGAAAAATCATTTAAGTTATCTGAGGATGGTCATGATGAACTAAAGAGTAAAATAAAACATAAATTAAGTACTATAGAAGCACTTGATGATACGACGAAACAATATTATTACGAACCTAACTATTGTCCTCCAGAATACACCGAAAAAGTGGTTGATAAATTATCTAAAAAGAGGCTGATAGGTAGCTATATCACCAGTGAAAAGACTACTGGATTTAATGATCTGAGTTTATGCAATGTTGGCATTATCATAGATGAAACGGATGAAAATATTAATGATCCAGCTGAAAGTATACAGGGTTTTGGTAGGAATAGAGCACTAAATTGGGCACAACAGCCAATTTTTCATCTTGTTACAAAATCAGGAGTAAAGGTAAGTTTTAATGTTAATGAGTTAACAAAAAATGGCTACATTAAAGCTCTGAATAAAGCTAATAAGAAACATCATAAAGAACTAGTAAAAAGACTTGGATCTAAGATTGCAAAACAAATACAAGGTTATATTGATATAAATACTGAGCCATCAGGAAAAATTGATTCTAGTCATTTAGAAAATCAATTAATTGAAATTATCTGGAATGAGTACGAGGATTTATATAACCAAAACAATCATGATAATCAAAAAACAAAAGATGATTTTATTAATGCTCTAAATGATACATATAAGATACTTTATTCTTATAAAGATGATATAAAAAAGAATTATCAGCTGCCTATGTCAGCTCACGTGATAACTTTCATTTTGGAGTTGATTACAAAAATTGTCTACTGGTTCAAAACACGTTCTTCATACAAAGAATTTAAGCAAGAAGCGAAAAAGCTAGAAAATAATGAAAACAAAGATGAATTAATAAATGAAAGAACATACGCGCATATAATTCAAAATTATAAATATAAAGACATTATTAGCAATGGGTTAGCACTGAAAAAGCTTCTTAATTTGGTAAAAGATAAGGGTAAAAGTAGTGAAGGCTTTATGATGGTAAATCTACATGAATTTGTAACAGAAGAAAGAAAAGAAGAATTTAACAAATTGAACCAAACTATAAAAACTTTATTGGATAAGTTAGTTAAAACTACTACTCTAAGTAGAGAGCAGAAAGAACAAATAACACAGTACATTAATAAAAAAAATTCATGGGTTAAAGAGATATATGATCATAGACAATCATTAAACAAGCAAGATTTGAGTAATATATCTAGTGTAGTATTCAATATAATTTCAAGTGATTATGCAATTAAGCAGTACTTGGAGAAGGAAAAAATTATAAAAGAAAAGCTTGATGTTGATGTTTCCAAAGATCCATCTATTGTATTGCTATTTGAGCAATTGCAAAACTCTGCTTTTATAAAAGAGTTAGCTAATGGTAATTATGAAAATATTGTAGATAAAGATAAGGCAGAAACATACATTGAAAATAGTATAACTCACTATTTTCAGTCTAAGACTTACCAAAAATTACTTAATTATTTCATATCACCACTTAAGGAAGAGCACCTACTTGCTATTTTAAATGCAATTTATCCAGAAAACAGTGCTCAAGAAGCAGAACCAAATGATAAAAAGTTAAAAAAGATATTAGAATTTAAGAAAAGTGTAGATAATCGGGAACAATTTACAGAAATAGTCAAAAAATGTGGGGGTATAGAAGAAATATACAAGATCCAAAAGCATATATATCAAACATGTTGGGAAATCTTACGTTGTCATTGTTATTATCGCAGTATGAGTGAGAAAGGTGGATACATTTGCGATAGAAAAAACAGTGAAGTAAACCCAAAGCTATACAACAATCAGACTAAAGAACATCAAATATGGAAAATGAAGGATGCTAATCTTAGTGGTTTGATTGCTATGTGCAATAAGGTTCAATTTATTAGTGGTAGTATTCAATCATTTAACGATGTTGCTAAGATAGACTGTTTAGATCGTCAACAAGAAGCTGAGCATATGGAAAAAGCTGCAGAAAAGCTCAAGTTATTCAAAATAGCTCTTGGCTCTAGTAGTAACAAGGAAAATCCTCAAATGGTAGAGGAAGTAGCATCAGAATTAAAAAAATTGAAGCCATTAACAAGTCAACACTATAATGCCGTTCAACAAGCACGAAGCAGATAA
- a CDS encoding pyrimidine dimer DNA glycosylase/endonuclease V: MNIFILHEDPIIAAQMLCDKHVVKMILETAQLLSSVFWVAKESCPSVSITDKNISVPYKLTHRNHPCSVWARQSKKFDWLISHGKELCKEYTYRYKKKHKSEKVIDWCDSNKDLLVFQSTDMQAFVQALPEQHKCNDAVEAYRKYYLQDKMRFAKWEKGREVPDWIIEYPS; encoded by the coding sequence ATGAACATTTTTATATTACATGAAGATCCAATAATTGCAGCACAGATGTTGTGTGACAAGCATGTGGTAAAAATGATATTAGAAACTGCTCAATTATTGAGTAGTGTTTTTTGGGTAGCAAAAGAATCATGTCCTTCAGTAAGCATTACAGATAAGAATATATCAGTTCCATATAAACTTACTCATAGAAATCACCCTTGTTCTGTATGGGCAAGACAATCAAAAAAATTCGATTGGTTGATAAGCCATGGAAAAGAATTATGTAAAGAGTACACTTACCGGTATAAAAAAAAGCATAAGTCAGAAAAAGTAATAGATTGGTGTGATAGTAATAAGGACTTGCTTGTTTTTCAATCAACTGATATGCAAGCTTTTGTACAAGCACTACCAGAGCAACATAAATGTAATGATGCTGTAGAAGCTTACAGGAAATATTATCTGCAAGACAAAATGAGATTTGCTAAGTGGGAAAAAGGTAGAGAAGTACCAGACTGGATAATAGAGTATCCAAGCTGA